Proteins encoded by one window of Bradyrhizobium sp. B097:
- a CDS encoding DUF502 domain-containing protein produces MTSNKVPPPAPGELPPDAPRGLMARFRNYFLTGLVVAGPIAITFYLTWWFVNWVDNLVRPFVPTAYRPETYLPFGLPGSGLIVAVIALTLLGFLTANLIGRTLVDLGERLLGRIPAVRAIYRGLKQVFETLFSGNGSSFRRVGLVEFPSPGMWSIVLISQAPSAELAASLPGEEEHISVFLPCAPNPTTGFFFYVPRSKIIEIEMSTEDAATLIMSAGVVQPGSNDQKQRAAALAGMANAARVANQASLQPATQPAPAKVE; encoded by the coding sequence ATGACGTCCAACAAAGTGCCTCCCCCCGCGCCAGGTGAACTGCCCCCGGACGCTCCCCGTGGGCTGATGGCGCGGTTCCGCAACTATTTCCTGACCGGCCTGGTGGTGGCCGGGCCGATCGCCATCACCTTCTATCTGACCTGGTGGTTCGTGAACTGGGTCGACAATCTGGTCCGGCCGTTCGTGCCCACGGCCTACCGGCCGGAAACCTATCTGCCGTTCGGATTGCCGGGTTCCGGCCTGATCGTCGCCGTCATCGCGCTGACGCTGCTCGGCTTCCTCACCGCCAACCTGATCGGGCGGACCCTGGTCGATCTCGGCGAGCGGCTGCTCGGACGGATTCCTGCGGTGCGTGCGATCTATCGCGGCCTCAAGCAGGTGTTCGAGACGCTGTTCTCTGGCAACGGCTCGAGCTTTCGCCGCGTCGGCCTGGTCGAGTTTCCTTCGCCCGGGATGTGGTCGATCGTGCTGATCTCGCAGGCGCCGAGCGCCGAGCTCGCGGCCAGCCTGCCCGGGGAGGAGGAGCATATCTCGGTGTTCCTGCCATGTGCGCCGAACCCGACCACCGGCTTCTTCTTCTACGTGCCGAGGAGCAAGATCATCGAGATCGAGATGAGCACCGAGGATGCCGCGACGCTGATCATGTCGGCCGGCGTGGTGCAGCCTGGCAGCAACGATCAGAAGCAGCGCGCCGCGGCGCTCGCCGGCATGGCCAACGCTGCCCGCGTCGCCAACCAGGCCTCGTTGCAGCCGGCCACGCAACCCGCGCCGGCGAAGGTGGAGTAG